A stretch of DNA from Onychomys torridus unplaced genomic scaffold, mOncTor1.1, whole genome shotgun sequence:
tggtacatagacataatggaatactactcagcacagcaaaacaatgacatcatgaaattttcaggcaaatggatggaacaaggaaatatcatcctgagtgaggtaactcagactcagaaggaaaaatatggtatgtactcactcataagtagatactagatacaaaccaaaggaaaatcagactgcaaaccacagatccagggaggctatttagcaggggagaccctaggatgactgtggcttataagttttggttttgcccatcactgggcaagctttagtgaaacatttcactgttaggataagaatttgggctgggcgatggtggcacactcctttaattccaattccagcactggggaggcagagccagttgatctctgtgagttcaaagccagcttgggctaccaagtgaaaagcacaaagctacacagagaaaccctgtcttgaaaaacaaaaaaaaccaaaaaaacaaacaaacaaataaaaaaaattgtaccacatcaagctgatgaaagaaaatgctggctgtaTTTTCAGGAGGGAAGGCTAAAATCtgtttagattatggattagcctatagaaaaatgtctgccatattCAAATAGTGAAGAGGAAGATGagtaggaatctcacttacacaactggAGTAAAACATaactctctgaacagatgaagataggtttcttctgtatcccagaatctaatcaatatttatatgtataattcagctattatttggcttaaaagggcttattgggaaatgttatcattttaatattttctacagagaaaatatttcccagtttcaaataaccctggacttttaaattataacctgtttctATGTTCAAACtacctgtgtattatttctcctgcagttgtacataaaatgtttttacattaaaaaagaacaaatactatagaattgtattacatgaaatatatagaaaaaaagaaaaaagaaatatatggaatatacaaattcatagacacagaaagattagacgttatctcaggatggagaagaaaagaatatagagcaatgatttcctaagtacaggaTCTCTGTTTTATATGATGGAAaaacccacaaatggacagtagtatcaggacatgatatcatgaatgtaataaatcaatacaattaatgtaattaaagaatatcataaatatagtaaTTGAATGAATAGTGTGAATGTAATcaacacaaatgtaattaatatcatgagtgtaattcaTGAGTATTATGAGTATTAtgagtataatttaaaaattaatttaaaaaaaaaaaggaagggaacagaggaaggtacccagtgttgacctctggcctctgcaagcacatgAGAGCACATTCACCATAAACGTAGACACAAACTTATTCAATGAATAAATTTGCCTACCTCACAAaccaagggagggaaggaaaggaggaagagaggagaagagtcTTTTCtctcagggactggagaggtggctctgtggttaagagcactggctgctcttccagaggccccagcttcaattcccagcacccacctggcagctcacactgtctgtcattccagttgcaggggatctgacaccctcacacagacacacattcatacaaaacaccaatgcacataaaataaagtttaaaaaaagtaaagaatcCTTTCCTCACCATCTTTCCCGTCAGTCACACTACATTGTTAATACAAactacagtggcacatgcctataagcccaagcccagccctcaggaagcagaggcaggagaaaagcCTAAATGTTGCCAGTAGGGGACCAcaggtctacacagtaagttcgaggctagccaaGGTTACAAAACAGGATCCTCCCtctaaatagtaaataaatgtgGCTCCAAtaggaaacaatttttaaaggacgtgtttagttttattgtatgtgtacttggtttgtttttagatttctttttaattttaggagGATGTGCTCAAgtgtatgtttgtacaccatgtgtgtgcagttccAGTTGAGTTCCGATCCCCTCCAAGTTGAGTTACAGTTAtgagatacagagaaaccttgtctcgaaaaaaccaaaaaataagtaaagaaagaaaagggaaggaaggaaggaaggaaggaaggaaggaaggaaggaaagaagttagttgcctggagattagaggtcatAGTCAtttagcagaagccaggcagaggtagcacacacccttaatccaatcaccaggcaagcagagtctctgtgttttccaggacacagccaagcatggtgtcacacctttaatcctttaatcccagtatccaccatagagaactggaggtctgtatagacaggcagtgatgaggaagtcacgtggttgggtttagagccaatgagaaggcagaatagaggACTATAAAATGACAGGACCCAGATAGAAGGCTCTCTCTCTGGAGAAGCAACGCCAActagtggtaagctaaaggctgtTCGCtggtgctctgatctcttgggttttgaactctgtatttggctctatgtttcttaaaggcctgagccaccctGGCTTCTAATGGTTAACTGccccctctgatctccaggcaagctttacttttCAGAACACCAACAAAATACCACGTAAGAGCTTGACCTCTAAACTAATCAGTGTTGAAGATAGGTATTAGGAAGCTAGCCtcagcagcagtgaaggggaaagactttctgaaagtagccaggcaggggtgCCTCAGGCCCTTTTAGCccaagcactctggaagcagaggcagggggaatctctgagttttaggccagcctggtctacaagtcaagttcggagatccaggacagccagagctgttgttacacagagaaaccctgtctagaaaacaacaacaaaaaagggctCCTTAGCTCAAAGGACAGGCAAGCGGCTCTCAGGATGATGGCCAAGCAGGAGCGAAGCTGGTGGAGGCTACACCCGACAGAGGACGCGCTGGCGATCCTGGAGGTGAAGCAGGAGCCTCTGAGCCCTGAACCTGTGGACGCCCCAGCCTCTGCTAGCTGGAGCCGGTCCCCAGGCAAAAGGAAACACAAGTCCTCCGGGAGAAGAAGCGAGTCTCCACGGACCAAGAGAAGCCGGAGTTCCCACTACTCCTCGGTCAGAGTGAAGCAGGAACGTGAGGACCATGCACGGAGAGGTCGAGAGCATCACCAGCCCCGGAAGCCATCAGAACCGTGCCAGGGCagaactgggaagagagagggacacCAGCACTCCAGTGGTTCCCACCAAAGGAGGAGCTGGGATGAGAGGCCTGTCAGTGGGCAGGGTCGGGATGGAGACAGCCAGGATCTACAggcccaggaagaagagaggaacttTCGGGATGCCAGGCGCCTCTGCCAGGAGCATCGCCAGCAGAAGGAAGGTGCTGGTGGTGAGGCTCAGGAGGTGATCCCTCGCCCTGCTGGTAAAGGAAGCAAAGAGGTGCCTGTTAAAGAAAAACCAAGCCTTGAACTTTCTGGGGCACTTCTTGAGGACACCAATACCTTCCGGGGTGTGGTCATTAAGTACAACGAACCCCCAGAGGCCCGGATCCCCAAAAAACGGTGGCGTCTGTACCCCTTTAAAAATGAGGACATGCTTCCGGTCATGTACATCCACAGGCAGAGTGCTTACCTTCTGGGTCGGGATCGCCTCATCGCCGACATTCCCATCGACCATCCCTCTTGCTCAAAGCAGCATGCAGTCTTCCAGTACCGGCTTGTGGAGCACAGGCGTGCCGACGGCACAGCAGGACGGACGGTGAAGCCCTACATCATTGACCTGGGCTCAAGCAATGGAACCTTCTTGAACCACGCGCGTATTGAGCCACAGAGATACTACGAACTGAAGGAAAAGGATGTCCTTAAATTTGGGTTCAGCAGCAGAGAATATGTCTTGCTCCATGAGTCTTCAGACACCTCTGaagcagacagaaaggaagaggaagaggaggaaatggtgTCTGACAGCTAGCAACTGAGAAGCATCCCGCACTGTTAGAAACCATTGTGAGGGGAGGCCTTGGGTTGACTCTCCAGCGCGTCCTTTTGCCTTAAGTCTTTCCTGTGTTGCAGCCCAGCTGTGTGGCCCTAGGAGAACTCTGACTTCGTGTTTTGTTGAACTCGGTACAGCAGCCGCCTGACTGTGGGCGTTTGTTTGCAGAACAGTCTCACCGACAACCACTGAATGCTGAGTTTTGGACTAAGTGTGTGTCTGTTGTGGGCGCCTTCCGAACTGCTGCACAAGGACACTTAAGGCCTTGGAATGTgcactgtggcttgttctctttgTACAGTTTCTTGGGACCTATACAGTCGTTGAGCTTTGTGGACAAGGAGTTTTGCTTTGGAGACAAACTCTAGAACAGAGAATCTTAGTAAGCTTTGGGTGTCACCAAAACAACCTCCGGCATACACCAAAGGTCAGCACATAGAAGCTGATTTGGCACTTAGTGGTTTTGGGGGGGGTGACAATTTGCTACATGACGTCATTATTGACTGTCGAAGCTAAACAGACACTGTGACACCTATGTAGACATGAGTATGTAGGGAGGTCATGACTTCTTCCAATAGATGCTGGTGTCCTATCCTGCACTGGGTTGTGGAGCTGCGTCCTGTGAGGATTCTTGATTCCCCAGGAAACACAGACATGGCAAGTTTGATCATCTggtctttttcttcagctttgcattttcaaatgttacctctcttttctccctttgagaATCACACTGCCTGACTTTGTAGAGGAGTTGGGCAGTTTCCACATTTCTAGGTTTCATCTTTGAGTGGAAAGCAAAGGGCAGCCCAGGTTCTGAACTTCCCACCTGGGGTCTGGGTAAACAGAAAGGAGGTCATTACTTACAGTATGTGTGCTTGTAAATGGTGTGTTTCAGATCTTCATACGACAGTGTTTTGTCATAGAAATGATACCACATGATAGGCAAAGCCTGTCTGCATTTAGAGAGCTGGTTTTCATCTACGTGTATTTTTGagactaaaagaaataaaatttgtaactataaaaaaatattttatgtatatgagtgctttgtaCTTTGTGCATGCCTtcgaaggccagaagaaggtgctggatgccctggagctggaattagagaCAATGTCAGTCACTCTGttggtgctggcaactgaacccagcttctgtctcccaagagctgggatcgaaggcgtgtgccaccatggccaagCCTGTTGCCTGGTTTTATTCCCAGCCCTCCAGAGgtagcaggtggatctctgtgagttcagggccagtctgatctacatgcTCTAGGCCAGGCAAGAGTACTAAGGGTACTAAGGggaaccctgtctcccaaaacaaaaggaagtaCTGCAGAGAGGGCACAGCTGGCTCCCTGGGGtttacataaaaagccagatgtggtggcaggcCTTTGAAATCCTAGCAGTCCTTTAGGGccttgggaggtggggacaggagaccCACTCAAGAACCCCTCGGGCCTGCTAGCTGGCATGGGTACTACACATCTGaggagcagaaacaagagaaagcatgCCTCAGGCAAGTCTAAGGCAAGAACAGTCTCCCTAAAGCTATTCTCTAGTCACACATGTGCTGGAGCGTGCTCATAAGCACAAAACACaatactgtaaaataaataaatctttaaaaatgaagaaagagacaaACTTTGAAGGACATtgtgatggagaaaatgaaatgatcGGGACAGCATTTACCTAGGGAGATCTACACTGAGTCGGAGAactaagaaaaaccaaaaacaaacctgTATGAAGTGGTGCGCTCCAGAGCACATGTatattggaggccagaggataatgTAGACTATCCTTGCTTAGGCActactgactttaaaaaaaaaacttgaggagttggggacttagttcagtggtagagtgcttgcctagcaagctcaaggccctgggttcggtcctcagctctcgaaaaaaaaactgaaacagtGTCTCTGGCCTGGGATCCCAAAGTAGGCTtggctggctgcccagtgagcccctgggatctgcctgtctccacacccttagccctgggattacaagcacacactactacacttgcttttattattatttcgtTGTTGAttaattattagtgtgtgtgtgtttgtgtgtgtgtgtgtgtgtgtgtgtgtgtgtgtgtgtgtgttgtctgcatgtatgaatgCAGGCAGGcacgtgtgtgtgccacagtgcacatgcagAGATCAGAGAATCATCCCCAGTAGTCCTTCCCTGTTGTGGGTCCCTCAAGCTTACAGGCGAgtacttttatctgctgagccagcttgTTGAGCTACCTTGGCATTGTGAAAATGTGGGTCCTCAGGATTGAAcaccagttcctcatgcttgcaaggcaagcacttaatagattgaaccatctccccagcactggaaagaacACTTCAGAAACGTTCAAGCCGTGGCTTCAGGGAGAAGTAGCTGCTCCTGCTCTGGCTCCATAAACACCGCGTCTTTGgccccatctctcctttctttgctATCTCCCATCACCCAGAActgtttctctgttcctctgtcttctcttgttcttctcaCAAACACCATCCCTCTAAATAATCTCAGTTTCTCCCGGGTCTTCAAATTCACGTCAAGGCAAATGACCTCCAACTCTGTATGTCTTCGCTCTGGAATCACATTTCCACTGGCCTTCTAGACTCCTCTGCTGGGCTTTGTGGTTAATTTCTCTTTGTTACACTCTGGTTCTGAGGGTCTCCTTCATTGTCAATGGATCCTGGCCAAATCCCTTGCCTTGCAAGTGACTGATTGAAATGAGCACAACTATTCCTTTTGGTCCC
This window harbors:
- the LOC118575318 gene encoding smad nuclear interacting protein 1-like yields the protein MAKQERSWWRLHPTEDALAILEVKQEPLSPEPVDAPASASWSRSPGKRKHKSSGRRSESPRTKRSRSSHYSSVRVKQEREDHARRGREHHQPRKPSEPCQGRTGKREGHQHSSGSHQRRSWDERPVSGQGRDGDSQDLQAQEEERNFRDARRLCQEHRQQKEGAGGEAQEVIPRPAGKGSKEVPVKEKPSLELSGALLEDTNTFRGVVIKYNEPPEARIPKKRWRLYPFKNEDMLPVMYIHRQSAYLLGRDRLIADIPIDHPSCSKQHAVFQYRLVEHRRADGTAGRTVKPYIIDLGSSNGTFLNHARIEPQRYYELKEKDVLKFGFSSREYVLLHESSDTSEADRKEEEEEEMVSDS